A genome region from Cucumis sativus cultivar 9930 chromosome 4, Cucumber_9930_V3, whole genome shotgun sequence includes the following:
- the LOC101206746 gene encoding RHOMBOID-like protein 9, chloroplastic isoform X3, producing MQISGSLLNSKSLTDPLNICSSLFFISSNIHSKVQMMAVVPTFFQIRNFNETISKPNKRVCVCKWDVVVSKDNLPTFVSYSKHHTWEIHDNDSSVVTISTRARKSRRGLKALLHHVRCSNGLDFEHSKVSEKLSQVWECSTNEKQLRSLGSYFGRLQGVGDRKNLDSLKKMKVLDTGQFKAKKELQLLDAYFQKVDKADTGLHKHPLSSFDEQEEGKLVFTTSPSEDRVKDDELQIRHVKLSGMIHKSMPNKTQLQEEEVCDLYLIALVSINIAVFLFEVASPVKNSELQLFSLPSLYGAKINELILVGEWWRLVTPMFLHSGVLHVALSCWTLLTFGRQVCREYGPFTFFLIYVLGGVSGNLTSFLHTPDPTVGGTGPVFAMIGAWLSYQFQNKDVMTKDVSDKMFLKALVAAVISSILSNIGPIDEWTHTGAAFSGMLYGFLTSPIVEVNDASSSSSSRRGQEKGIKLVRKYANPCRSLAFFVLFIMGFISLVFFIQPPFHHFGLLSVLQL from the exons ATGCAAATTAGTGGAAGCCTTCTCAACTCCAAAAGCCTAACTGACCCTCTAAATATATGTTCCTCCCTTTTCTTCATTAGCTCAAATATACACTCAAAGGTTCAAATGATGGCTGTTGTTCCCACTTTTTTCCAAATAAGAAACTTTAACGAAACGATTTCCAAGCCTAATAAGAGAGTATGTGTTTGCAAATGGGATGTGGTGGTTTCAAAGGATAATCTACCAACTTTCGTCTCCTACTCCAAACATCATACTTGGGAAATACATGATAACGATTCGTCTGTCGTTACGATCTCGACGAGAGCGAGGAAGTCGAGAAGAGGGTTGAAAGCATTATTGCACCATGTGAGATGCAGTAATGGTTTGGATTTTGAGCACTCAAAAGTATCAGAAAAATTAAGTCAGGTTTGGGAGTGTAGTACTAATGAGAAGCAATTGAGATCACTGGGTTCTTATTTTGGAAGGCTTCAAGGTGTTGGGGATAGGaaaaatttagattctttaaagaagatgaaagttCTTGATACAGGTCAGTTCAAAGCAAAGAAGGAGCTTCAATTGCTTGATgcttattttcaaaaagttgaTAAAG CAGATACAGGTTTGCACAAACATCCTCTGTCTAGTTTTGATGAACAAGAAGAAGGCAAATTGGTGTTCACAACATCCCCTTCCGAAGATCGCGTTAAAGATGACGAATTGCAAATACGACATGTGAAATTGAGTGGTATGATTCACAAAAGCATGCCAAACAAAACTCAActacaagaagaagaagtttgTGATCTCTATTTGAT TGCTTTGGtatctataaatatagcaGTTTTCTTATTTGAAGTAGCCAGTCCAGTGAAAAACTCAGAACTACAACTCTTTTCACTTCCTTCTCTATATGGAGCAAAGATCAATGAGCTGATTCTAGTAGGAGAATGGTGGAGGCTTGTTACACCTATGTTTCTG CATTCAGGGGTTCTTCACGTTGCTCTCAGTTGTTGGACACTTCTTACATTTGGCCGCCAAGTTTGTAGAGAATATGGTCCCtttacatttttcttgatCTATGTCTTAGGAGGAGTTTCTGGTAATCTCACCAGCTTTCTTCATACTCCCGATCCAACTGTGGGGGGGACG GGGCCAGTGTTTGCAATGATTGGAGCTTGGCTTAGTTACCAATTCCAGAACAAAGATGTTATGACAAAGGATGTTTCAGACAAGATGTTTTTGAAAGCATTAGTTGCAGCTGTCATAAGTTCCATCTTAAGCAATATCGGTCCCATTGATGAATG GACTCACACAGGAGCAGCTTTTAGTGGAATGTTATATGGGTTTCTAACATCCCCAATTGTGGAGGTCAATgatgcttcttcttcttcttcttcaagaaGAGGCCAAGAAAAGGGAATAAAGCTCGTTAGGAAATATGCTAATCCTTGCAGATCATTggctttttttgttcttttcataATGGGATTCATAAGTTTGGTGTTCTTTATTCAACCTCCCTTCCACCACTTTGGACTTTTGAGTgttcttcaactttaa
- the LOC101206502 gene encoding uncharacterized protein LOC101206502 isoform X1 has translation MGSKKRAAADDNEHRAKRTKSPGVRVVGGRIYDSENGKTCHQCRQKTMDFAASCMNMKEDKLCTIKFCHKCLLNRYGEKAEEAMLMKDWSCPKCRGLCNCSVCMKKKGLKPTGLLVRAAKATGFSSVSEMLLVHGSDCLDQYKNTISKAASPKKQASDDKESVMITPRKQGKENSLNGNNESNLNLQKQTPNFDRKKLKEMKREELKEICNENKVDAKFSKKSSTTKSSLGEISKEQTEANGRNDSLPSKKKGPRKGTSKDAASDVSTPKDAREKNSSGHENAKASDVAEEEDKRSSKDVPYHLIKAGDEKEEKELHIHKYANTSKDVKNNKTKVHDKPPAKSQENKKCSVNIQNKEFGASVPFSPGLRLTTVADIELTTDDVGHALQFLEFCAAFGKALNIKKGYAESVLKDLMRERIQRRCRVHDSLTVRFHIQLLSLILKDMDEESAIPSPTNDRSSWLLALKKCISASPFKSNDLKPDYFDGGDNCYDDLDFSKKLRLLTYLCDEALNTTKLRSWIEQQNSNFLEEQKEVKEKLAALKDKEKQAKQKLQDELAKALIAKNGVPLSIAENDAIISQIKNDVAEAQAERLAALELASKRRQRSYATRTVPVMLDVNGRVFWKLRGFACEGNILLQDMESWGSDNPSEKWLIYKDEQKQEIEKYISSLTFKRPKLVEKVQTLPGGGSETASAC, from the exons ATGGGGAGCAAGAAGAGGGCTGCTGCCGATGATAACGAACACAGAGCCAAAAGGACTAAGTCTCCTGGAGTTCGAGTCGTTGGGGGTCGGATCTATGATTCTGAGAACGGAAAAACTTGTCATCAA TGCCGACAAAAAACCATGGATTTTGCTGCATCCTGTATGAACATGAAAGAGGACAAGCTGTGTACCATAAAATTCTGTCACAAGTGCCTCCTAAACAG ATACGGAGAGAAAGCAGAAGAGGCGATGCTTATGAAAGACTGGAGTTGTCCCAAGTGCAGAGGCCTTTGCAATTGCAGCGTGTGCAT GAAGAAAAAAGGTCTTAAACCTACTGGTTTACTAGTGCGCGCAGCCAAAGCAACTGGGTTTTCTTCTGTCTCGGAGATGCTTCTTGTGCATGGTTCTGACTGCTTAgatcaatataaaaatacaataagcAAAGCGGCTTCACCAAAAAAGCAGGCTTCTGATGACaag GAGTCTGTCATGATTACACCAAGGAAACAAGGGAAGGAAAATTCTTTAAATGGAAATAATGAATCAAACTTGAATTTGCAGAAACAAACTCCAAATTTTGATAGAAAGAAGTTGAAGGAAATGAAGCGTgaagaattgaaagaaatatgcAATGAAAATAAGGTTGATGCTAAATTCTCGAAGAAGAGCAGCACAACAAAATCCAGCTTAGGAGAAATTTCTAAGGAACAAACAGAAGCAAATGGGAGGAATGATTCTCTTCCCTCAAAGAAAAAGGGGCCCAGAAAAGGGACCTCTAAGGATGCTGCCTCCGATGTTAGCACCCCCAAAGATGCTAGAGAAAAAAACAGTTCGGGTCATGAGAATGCCAAAGCATCAGATGTTGCGGAAGAGGAAGACAAGAGGTCCTCAAAGGATGTTCCTTACCATTTAATTAAAGCTGGAGacgaaaaagaagaaaaagagttgcatattcacaaatatgCCAACACATCAAAAGAtgtgaaaaataacaaaacaaaggtGCATGACAAGCCTCCGGCAAAGTCtcaggaaaataaaaaatgctcTGTGAATATTCAGAACAAGGAATTTGGTGCCAGTGTTCCTTTCTCTCCAGGTTTAAGGTTAACAACTGTAGCAGATATCGAACTGACCACAGATGATGTTGGTCATGCACTGCAGTTTTTAGAATTCTGTGCAGCTTTTGGAAAG GCtcttaatataaagaaagggTATGCTGAGTCTGTACTCAAAGACCTAATGCGGGAGAGAATTCAGAGAAGATGTCGAGTGCATGATTCACTCACTGTTCGATTTCATATTCAACTCTTGTCACTGATATTGAAGGATATGGATGAAGA ATCTGCAATCCCTAGTCCCACAAATGACAGAAGCTCATGGTTGCTGGCCCTGAAGAAATGCATTTCTGCATCCCCATTTAAGTCGAATGATCTGAAACCAGATTACTTTGATGGAGGTGACAATTGTTATGATGACTTAGACTTCTCAAAAAAGCTCAGACTATTGACTTACCTATGTGATGAGGCTCTCAATACTAC AAAATTGAGAAGCTGGATTGAACAACAGAATAGTAATTTTTTGGAGGAACAAAAGgaagttaaagaaaaacttgcTGCACTGAAGGACAAG GAGAAACAAGCTAAGCAAAAATTGCAAGATGAATTGGCCAAAGCTCTAATTGCAAAGAATGGCGTTCCCCTTTCAATTGCAGAGAATGATGCTATTatttcacaaataaaaaatgatgtaGCTGAAGCTCAAGCTGAGAGGCTTGCAGCTTTGGAATTGGCATCTAAGA GGAGACAAAGATCATATGCTACAAGGACAGTTCCCGTCATGTTGGATGTTAATGGTCGTGTATTTTGGAAATTAAGAGGCTTTGCTTGTGAAGGGAATATTCTGCTGCAag aTATGGAAAGCTGGGGATCAGATAATCCAAGCGAAAAGTGGTTGATATATAAAGACGAGCAGAAACAAGAGATagaaaaatacatttcttctTTAAC GTTTAAGAGGCCTAAGTTAGTGGAAAAAGTTCAGACACTTCCAGGTGGAGGTAGTGAGACAGCTTCAGCATGTTGA
- the LOC101206502 gene encoding uncharacterized protein LOC101206502 isoform X2, producing the protein MGSKKRAAADDNEHRAKRTKSPGVRVVGGRIYDSENGKTCHQCRQKTMDFAASCMNMKEDKLCTIKFCHKCLLNRYGEKAEEAMLMKDWSCPKCRGLCNCSVCMKKKGLKPTGLLVRAAKATGFSSVSEMLLVHGSDCLDQYKNTISKAASPKKQASDDKKQTPNFDRKKLKEMKREELKEICNENKVDAKFSKKSSTTKSSLGEISKEQTEANGRNDSLPSKKKGPRKGTSKDAASDVSTPKDAREKNSSGHENAKASDVAEEEDKRSSKDVPYHLIKAGDEKEEKELHIHKYANTSKDVKNNKTKVHDKPPAKSQENKKCSVNIQNKEFGASVPFSPGLRLTTVADIELTTDDVGHALQFLEFCAAFGKALNIKKGYAESVLKDLMRERIQRRCRVHDSLTVRFHIQLLSLILKDMDEESAIPSPTNDRSSWLLALKKCISASPFKSNDLKPDYFDGGDNCYDDLDFSKKLRLLTYLCDEALNTTKLRSWIEQQNSNFLEEQKEVKEKLAALKDKEKQAKQKLQDELAKALIAKNGVPLSIAENDAIISQIKNDVAEAQAERLAALELASKRRQRSYATRTVPVMLDVNGRVFWKLRGFACEGNILLQDMESWGSDNPSEKWLIYKDEQKQEIEKYISSLTFKRPKLVEKVQTLPGGGSETASAC; encoded by the exons ATGGGGAGCAAGAAGAGGGCTGCTGCCGATGATAACGAACACAGAGCCAAAAGGACTAAGTCTCCTGGAGTTCGAGTCGTTGGGGGTCGGATCTATGATTCTGAGAACGGAAAAACTTGTCATCAA TGCCGACAAAAAACCATGGATTTTGCTGCATCCTGTATGAACATGAAAGAGGACAAGCTGTGTACCATAAAATTCTGTCACAAGTGCCTCCTAAACAG ATACGGAGAGAAAGCAGAAGAGGCGATGCTTATGAAAGACTGGAGTTGTCCCAAGTGCAGAGGCCTTTGCAATTGCAGCGTGTGCAT GAAGAAAAAAGGTCTTAAACCTACTGGTTTACTAGTGCGCGCAGCCAAAGCAACTGGGTTTTCTTCTGTCTCGGAGATGCTTCTTGTGCATGGTTCTGACTGCTTAgatcaatataaaaatacaataagcAAAGCGGCTTCACCAAAAAAGCAGGCTTCTGATGACaag AAACAAACTCCAAATTTTGATAGAAAGAAGTTGAAGGAAATGAAGCGTgaagaattgaaagaaatatgcAATGAAAATAAGGTTGATGCTAAATTCTCGAAGAAGAGCAGCACAACAAAATCCAGCTTAGGAGAAATTTCTAAGGAACAAACAGAAGCAAATGGGAGGAATGATTCTCTTCCCTCAAAGAAAAAGGGGCCCAGAAAAGGGACCTCTAAGGATGCTGCCTCCGATGTTAGCACCCCCAAAGATGCTAGAGAAAAAAACAGTTCGGGTCATGAGAATGCCAAAGCATCAGATGTTGCGGAAGAGGAAGACAAGAGGTCCTCAAAGGATGTTCCTTACCATTTAATTAAAGCTGGAGacgaaaaagaagaaaaagagttgcatattcacaaatatgCCAACACATCAAAAGAtgtgaaaaataacaaaacaaaggtGCATGACAAGCCTCCGGCAAAGTCtcaggaaaataaaaaatgctcTGTGAATATTCAGAACAAGGAATTTGGTGCCAGTGTTCCTTTCTCTCCAGGTTTAAGGTTAACAACTGTAGCAGATATCGAACTGACCACAGATGATGTTGGTCATGCACTGCAGTTTTTAGAATTCTGTGCAGCTTTTGGAAAG GCtcttaatataaagaaagggTATGCTGAGTCTGTACTCAAAGACCTAATGCGGGAGAGAATTCAGAGAAGATGTCGAGTGCATGATTCACTCACTGTTCGATTTCATATTCAACTCTTGTCACTGATATTGAAGGATATGGATGAAGA ATCTGCAATCCCTAGTCCCACAAATGACAGAAGCTCATGGTTGCTGGCCCTGAAGAAATGCATTTCTGCATCCCCATTTAAGTCGAATGATCTGAAACCAGATTACTTTGATGGAGGTGACAATTGTTATGATGACTTAGACTTCTCAAAAAAGCTCAGACTATTGACTTACCTATGTGATGAGGCTCTCAATACTAC AAAATTGAGAAGCTGGATTGAACAACAGAATAGTAATTTTTTGGAGGAACAAAAGgaagttaaagaaaaacttgcTGCACTGAAGGACAAG GAGAAACAAGCTAAGCAAAAATTGCAAGATGAATTGGCCAAAGCTCTAATTGCAAAGAATGGCGTTCCCCTTTCAATTGCAGAGAATGATGCTATTatttcacaaataaaaaatgatgtaGCTGAAGCTCAAGCTGAGAGGCTTGCAGCTTTGGAATTGGCATCTAAGA GGAGACAAAGATCATATGCTACAAGGACAGTTCCCGTCATGTTGGATGTTAATGGTCGTGTATTTTGGAAATTAAGAGGCTTTGCTTGTGAAGGGAATATTCTGCTGCAag aTATGGAAAGCTGGGGATCAGATAATCCAAGCGAAAAGTGGTTGATATATAAAGACGAGCAGAAACAAGAGATagaaaaatacatttcttctTTAAC GTTTAAGAGGCCTAAGTTAGTGGAAAAAGTTCAGACACTTCCAGGTGGAGGTAGTGAGACAGCTTCAGCATGTTGA
- the LOC101206746 gene encoding RHOMBOID-like protein 9, chloroplastic isoform X4, with protein sequence MQISGSLLNSKSLTDPLNICSSLFFISSNIHSKVQMMAVVPTFFQIRNFNETISKPNKRVCVCKWDVVVSKDNLPTFVSYSKHHTWEIHDNDSSVVTISTRARKSRRGLKALLHHVRCSNGLDFEHSKVSEKLSQVWECSTNEKQLRSLGSYFGRLQGVGDRKNLDSLKKMKVLDTGQFKAKKELQLLDAYFQKVDKGLHKHPLSSFDEQEEGKLVFTTSPSEDRVKDDELQIRHVKLSGMIHKSMPNKTQLQEEEVCDLYLISALVSINIAVFLFEVASPVKNSELQLFSLPSLYGAKINELILVGEWWRLVTPMFLHSGVLHVALSCWTLLTFGRQVCREYGPFTFFLIYVLGGVSGNLTSFLHTPDPTVGGTGPVFAMIGAWLSYQFQNKDVMTKDVSDKMFLKALVAAVISSILSNIGPIDEWTHTGAAFSGMLYGFLTSPIVEVNDASSSSSSRRGQEKGIKLVRKYANPCRSLAFFVLFIMGFISLVFFIQPPFHHFGLLSVLQL encoded by the exons ATGCAAATTAGTGGAAGCCTTCTCAACTCCAAAAGCCTAACTGACCCTCTAAATATATGTTCCTCCCTTTTCTTCATTAGCTCAAATATACACTCAAAGGTTCAAATGATGGCTGTTGTTCCCACTTTTTTCCAAATAAGAAACTTTAACGAAACGATTTCCAAGCCTAATAAGAGAGTATGTGTTTGCAAATGGGATGTGGTGGTTTCAAAGGATAATCTACCAACTTTCGTCTCCTACTCCAAACATCATACTTGGGAAATACATGATAACGATTCGTCTGTCGTTACGATCTCGACGAGAGCGAGGAAGTCGAGAAGAGGGTTGAAAGCATTATTGCACCATGTGAGATGCAGTAATGGTTTGGATTTTGAGCACTCAAAAGTATCAGAAAAATTAAGTCAGGTTTGGGAGTGTAGTACTAATGAGAAGCAATTGAGATCACTGGGTTCTTATTTTGGAAGGCTTCAAGGTGTTGGGGATAGGaaaaatttagattctttaaagaagatgaaagttCTTGATACAGGTCAGTTCAAAGCAAAGAAGGAGCTTCAATTGCTTGATgcttattttcaaaaagttgaTAAAG GTTTGCACAAACATCCTCTGTCTAGTTTTGATGAACAAGAAGAAGGCAAATTGGTGTTCACAACATCCCCTTCCGAAGATCGCGTTAAAGATGACGAATTGCAAATACGACATGTGAAATTGAGTGGTATGATTCACAAAAGCATGCCAAACAAAACTCAActacaagaagaagaagtttgTGATCTCTATTTGAT aAGTGCTTTGGtatctataaatatagcaGTTTTCTTATTTGAAGTAGCCAGTCCAGTGAAAAACTCAGAACTACAACTCTTTTCACTTCCTTCTCTATATGGAGCAAAGATCAATGAGCTGATTCTAGTAGGAGAATGGTGGAGGCTTGTTACACCTATGTTTCTG CATTCAGGGGTTCTTCACGTTGCTCTCAGTTGTTGGACACTTCTTACATTTGGCCGCCAAGTTTGTAGAGAATATGGTCCCtttacatttttcttgatCTATGTCTTAGGAGGAGTTTCTGGTAATCTCACCAGCTTTCTTCATACTCCCGATCCAACTGTGGGGGGGACG GGGCCAGTGTTTGCAATGATTGGAGCTTGGCTTAGTTACCAATTCCAGAACAAAGATGTTATGACAAAGGATGTTTCAGACAAGATGTTTTTGAAAGCATTAGTTGCAGCTGTCATAAGTTCCATCTTAAGCAATATCGGTCCCATTGATGAATG GACTCACACAGGAGCAGCTTTTAGTGGAATGTTATATGGGTTTCTAACATCCCCAATTGTGGAGGTCAATgatgcttcttcttcttcttcttcaagaaGAGGCCAAGAAAAGGGAATAAAGCTCGTTAGGAAATATGCTAATCCTTGCAGATCATTggctttttttgttcttttcataATGGGATTCATAAGTTTGGTGTTCTTTATTCAACCTCCCTTCCACCACTTTGGACTTTTGAGTgttcttcaactttaa
- the LOC101206746 gene encoding RHOMBOID-like protein 9, chloroplastic isoform X1, with translation MQISGSLLNSKSLTDPLNICSSLFFISSNIHSKVQMMAVVPTFFQIRNFNETISKPNKRVCVCKWDVVVSKDNLPTFVSYSKHHTWEIHDNDSSVVTISTRARKSRRGLKALLHHVRCSNGLDFEHSKVSEKLSQVWECSTNEKQLRSLGSYFGRLQGVGDRKNLDSLKKMKVLDTGQFKAKKELQLLDAYFQKVDKADTGLHKHPLSSFDEQEEGKLVFTTSPSEDRVKDDELQIRHVKLSGMIHKSMPNKTQLQEEEVCDLYLISALVSINIAVFLFEVASPVKNSELQLFSLPSLYGAKINELILVGEWWRLVTPMFLHSGVLHVALSCWTLLTFGRQVCREYGPFTFFLIYVLGGVSGNLTSFLHTPDPTVGGTGPVFAMIGAWLSYQFQNKDVMTKDVSDKMFLKALVAAVISSILSNIGPIDEWTHTGAAFSGMLYGFLTSPIVEVNDASSSSSSRRGQEKGIKLVRKYANPCRSLAFFVLFIMGFISLVFFIQPPFHHFGLLSVLQL, from the exons ATGCAAATTAGTGGAAGCCTTCTCAACTCCAAAAGCCTAACTGACCCTCTAAATATATGTTCCTCCCTTTTCTTCATTAGCTCAAATATACACTCAAAGGTTCAAATGATGGCTGTTGTTCCCACTTTTTTCCAAATAAGAAACTTTAACGAAACGATTTCCAAGCCTAATAAGAGAGTATGTGTTTGCAAATGGGATGTGGTGGTTTCAAAGGATAATCTACCAACTTTCGTCTCCTACTCCAAACATCATACTTGGGAAATACATGATAACGATTCGTCTGTCGTTACGATCTCGACGAGAGCGAGGAAGTCGAGAAGAGGGTTGAAAGCATTATTGCACCATGTGAGATGCAGTAATGGTTTGGATTTTGAGCACTCAAAAGTATCAGAAAAATTAAGTCAGGTTTGGGAGTGTAGTACTAATGAGAAGCAATTGAGATCACTGGGTTCTTATTTTGGAAGGCTTCAAGGTGTTGGGGATAGGaaaaatttagattctttaaagaagatgaaagttCTTGATACAGGTCAGTTCAAAGCAAAGAAGGAGCTTCAATTGCTTGATgcttattttcaaaaagttgaTAAAG CAGATACAGGTTTGCACAAACATCCTCTGTCTAGTTTTGATGAACAAGAAGAAGGCAAATTGGTGTTCACAACATCCCCTTCCGAAGATCGCGTTAAAGATGACGAATTGCAAATACGACATGTGAAATTGAGTGGTATGATTCACAAAAGCATGCCAAACAAAACTCAActacaagaagaagaagtttgTGATCTCTATTTGAT aAGTGCTTTGGtatctataaatatagcaGTTTTCTTATTTGAAGTAGCCAGTCCAGTGAAAAACTCAGAACTACAACTCTTTTCACTTCCTTCTCTATATGGAGCAAAGATCAATGAGCTGATTCTAGTAGGAGAATGGTGGAGGCTTGTTACACCTATGTTTCTG CATTCAGGGGTTCTTCACGTTGCTCTCAGTTGTTGGACACTTCTTACATTTGGCCGCCAAGTTTGTAGAGAATATGGTCCCtttacatttttcttgatCTATGTCTTAGGAGGAGTTTCTGGTAATCTCACCAGCTTTCTTCATACTCCCGATCCAACTGTGGGGGGGACG GGGCCAGTGTTTGCAATGATTGGAGCTTGGCTTAGTTACCAATTCCAGAACAAAGATGTTATGACAAAGGATGTTTCAGACAAGATGTTTTTGAAAGCATTAGTTGCAGCTGTCATAAGTTCCATCTTAAGCAATATCGGTCCCATTGATGAATG GACTCACACAGGAGCAGCTTTTAGTGGAATGTTATATGGGTTTCTAACATCCCCAATTGTGGAGGTCAATgatgcttcttcttcttcttcttcaagaaGAGGCCAAGAAAAGGGAATAAAGCTCGTTAGGAAATATGCTAATCCTTGCAGATCATTggctttttttgttcttttcataATGGGATTCATAAGTTTGGTGTTCTTTATTCAACCTCCCTTCCACCACTTTGGACTTTTGAGTgttcttcaactttaa
- the LOC101206746 gene encoding RHOMBOID-like protein 9, chloroplastic isoform X2, producing MQISGSLLNSKSLTDPLNICSSLFFISSNIHSKVQMMAVVPTFFQIRNFNETISKPNKRVCVCKWDVVVSKDNLPTFVSYSKHHTWEIHDNDSSVVTISTRARKSRRGLKALLHHVRCSNGLDFEHSKVSEKLSQVWECSTNEKQLRSLGSYFGRLQGVGDRKNLDSLKKMKVLDTGQFKAKKELQLLDAYFQKVDKDTGLHKHPLSSFDEQEEGKLVFTTSPSEDRVKDDELQIRHVKLSGMIHKSMPNKTQLQEEEVCDLYLISALVSINIAVFLFEVASPVKNSELQLFSLPSLYGAKINELILVGEWWRLVTPMFLHSGVLHVALSCWTLLTFGRQVCREYGPFTFFLIYVLGGVSGNLTSFLHTPDPTVGGTGPVFAMIGAWLSYQFQNKDVMTKDVSDKMFLKALVAAVISSILSNIGPIDEWTHTGAAFSGMLYGFLTSPIVEVNDASSSSSSRRGQEKGIKLVRKYANPCRSLAFFVLFIMGFISLVFFIQPPFHHFGLLSVLQL from the exons ATGCAAATTAGTGGAAGCCTTCTCAACTCCAAAAGCCTAACTGACCCTCTAAATATATGTTCCTCCCTTTTCTTCATTAGCTCAAATATACACTCAAAGGTTCAAATGATGGCTGTTGTTCCCACTTTTTTCCAAATAAGAAACTTTAACGAAACGATTTCCAAGCCTAATAAGAGAGTATGTGTTTGCAAATGGGATGTGGTGGTTTCAAAGGATAATCTACCAACTTTCGTCTCCTACTCCAAACATCATACTTGGGAAATACATGATAACGATTCGTCTGTCGTTACGATCTCGACGAGAGCGAGGAAGTCGAGAAGAGGGTTGAAAGCATTATTGCACCATGTGAGATGCAGTAATGGTTTGGATTTTGAGCACTCAAAAGTATCAGAAAAATTAAGTCAGGTTTGGGAGTGTAGTACTAATGAGAAGCAATTGAGATCACTGGGTTCTTATTTTGGAAGGCTTCAAGGTGTTGGGGATAGGaaaaatttagattctttaaagaagatgaaagttCTTGATACAGGTCAGTTCAAAGCAAAGAAGGAGCTTCAATTGCTTGATgcttattttcaaaaagttgaTAAAG ATACAGGTTTGCACAAACATCCTCTGTCTAGTTTTGATGAACAAGAAGAAGGCAAATTGGTGTTCACAACATCCCCTTCCGAAGATCGCGTTAAAGATGACGAATTGCAAATACGACATGTGAAATTGAGTGGTATGATTCACAAAAGCATGCCAAACAAAACTCAActacaagaagaagaagtttgTGATCTCTATTTGAT aAGTGCTTTGGtatctataaatatagcaGTTTTCTTATTTGAAGTAGCCAGTCCAGTGAAAAACTCAGAACTACAACTCTTTTCACTTCCTTCTCTATATGGAGCAAAGATCAATGAGCTGATTCTAGTAGGAGAATGGTGGAGGCTTGTTACACCTATGTTTCTG CATTCAGGGGTTCTTCACGTTGCTCTCAGTTGTTGGACACTTCTTACATTTGGCCGCCAAGTTTGTAGAGAATATGGTCCCtttacatttttcttgatCTATGTCTTAGGAGGAGTTTCTGGTAATCTCACCAGCTTTCTTCATACTCCCGATCCAACTGTGGGGGGGACG GGGCCAGTGTTTGCAATGATTGGAGCTTGGCTTAGTTACCAATTCCAGAACAAAGATGTTATGACAAAGGATGTTTCAGACAAGATGTTTTTGAAAGCATTAGTTGCAGCTGTCATAAGTTCCATCTTAAGCAATATCGGTCCCATTGATGAATG GACTCACACAGGAGCAGCTTTTAGTGGAATGTTATATGGGTTTCTAACATCCCCAATTGTGGAGGTCAATgatgcttcttcttcttcttcttcaagaaGAGGCCAAGAAAAGGGAATAAAGCTCGTTAGGAAATATGCTAATCCTTGCAGATCATTggctttttttgttcttttcataATGGGATTCATAAGTTTGGTGTTCTTTATTCAACCTCCCTTCCACCACTTTGGACTTTTGAGTgttcttcaactttaa